From Salarias fasciatus chromosome 5, fSalaFa1.1, whole genome shotgun sequence, a single genomic window includes:
- the scn8ab gene encoding sodium channel, voltage gated, type VIII, alpha subunit b, whose translation MAAPLLAPPGPDSFKKFTPESLANIEKRIKEEKNKKPPKPRSDSSHRDTSDDNEPKPNSDLEAGKSLPFIYGDIPNGMVATPLEDLDPFYLNKKTFIVLNKGKTIFRFSATPSLYILSPFNLLRRIAIKILIHSLFSMIIMCTILTNCIFMTFSDPPEWSKQVEYTFTGIYTFESLTKIVARGFAIDDFTFLRDAWNWLDFMVISMAYITEFVDLGNVSALRTFRVLRALKTISVIPGLKTIVGALIQSVKKLSDVMILTVFCLSVFALIGLQLFMGNLRQKCVIWPINMSEHYLANGSRGFDWDEYIMNDSNFYFLPNQLDALLCGNSGDSGQCPEGFTCMKAGRNPNYGYTSFDSFGWAFLTLFRLMTQDFWENLYMLTLRAAGKTYMIFFVLVIFVGSFYLVNLILAVVAMAYEEQNQATIEEAEQKEAEFKAMLEQLKKQQEETQAAAMATSAGTVSEAALEDERDGHLSRSSSEVSKLSSKSAKERRNRKKKWRQKEQEKEKGDSEKVVKSESDDGSKKSTIRFPGSRLGRKTSIMNQSLLSIPGSPFMSRHNSRSSIFSFKGRSKDIGSENEFADDEHSTVEESEDRRGSLFIPYRRNSYSGYSQGSSRIHPLAPHSGGKRNSTVDCNGVVSLIGPGPGRRLLPETTDVEMKKKHDSLMVSVDQLNSSFKGKERANSQMSVVTNTLIEELEESQRKCPPCWYKFSNVVLIWECCPLWLKFKHIVYLIVMDPFVDLAITICIVLNTLFMAMEHYPMTDEFEAVLSVGNLVFTGIFAGEMFAKLIAMDPYYYFQEGWNCFDGFIVTLSLVELGLSNVEGLSVLRSFRLLRVFKLAKSWPTLNMLIKIIGNSVGALGNLTLVLAIIVFIFAVVGMQLFGKSYKDCVCKIALDCELPRWHMNDFFHSFLIVFRVLCGEWIETMWDCMEVAGQSMCLIVFMMVMVIGNLVVLNLFLALLLSSFSADNLAATDDDGEPNNLQIAVVRIKKGIAWFKTNMHTLVATVLKKPPMEDEQKPLDEMYEKKLNCIANHTVDINRELDYPKNGNGTTSGIGSSVGKYMIDEDYMSFIHNPNLTVCVPIAVGESDFENLNTEDFSSESDVENSKDLDDTSSSEGSTIDIKPDVEEVAVVEVVEEYIDPEACWTDECVAKYKCCDVPITHGWGKHWWFLRKTCYLIVEHNWFETLIIFMILLSSGALAFEDVYIEQRKVTKIILEYADRVFTYIFILEMLLKWVAYGFVKYFTNAWCWLDFFIVDVSIVSLIANALGFSDLGPIKSLRTLRALRPLRALSRFEGMRVVVNALVGAIPSIMNVLLVCLIFWLIFSIMGVNLFAGKYGYCFNQTSEEYFLPDEVNNKSECYELINANVSGVRWKNVKINFDNVGAGYLALLQVATFKGWMDIMYAAIDSRKVEDQPLYEDNLYMYIYFVIFIIFGSFFTLNLFIGVIIDNFNQQKKKFGGQDIFMTEEQKKYYNAMKKLGSKKPQKPIPRPQNKIQGMVFDFVTQQVFDISIMMLICLNMVTMMVETDDQSEDTENVLYWVNFIFIVVFTGEFLLKLFALRHYYFTNGWNIFDVVVVILSIVGMFLADLIEKYFVSPTLFRVIRLARIGRILRLIKGAKGIRTLLFALMMSLPALFNIGLLLFLVMFIFSIFGMSNFGYVKHGAGIDDMYNFETFGNSMIILFMITTSAGWDGLLLPILNYDPDCDPLLENPGTPATGDCGNPSVGIFFFVMYIIISFLIVVNMYIAIILENFSVATEESADPLSEDDFETFYEIWEKFDPDASQFITYAKLSDFADALEHPLRVPKPNTIELIAMDMPMVSGDRIHCLDILFAFTKRVLGDSGELDMLRQQMEERFVAANPSKVSYEPITTTLRRKQEDVSARIIQRAYRFYLARRGFVCKRKPANNKVENDDNNQEQEKKEGTPSTASLPSYDSVTKPDKEKQDDNNEGKGGRKEKGRNQKDIRESKC comes from the exons atGGCCGCACCCCTTCTTGCACCCCCAGGACCTGACAGCTTTAAGAAATTCACCCCAGAGTCGCTCGCTAATATCGAGAAGCGCATcaaggaggagaagaacaagAAACCACCCAAGCCCAGATCGGACAGTAGTCACCGCGACACATCTGACGACAATGAACCCAAGCCCAACAGCGACCTGGAGGCTGGGAAGAGCCTGCCGTTCATCTACGGCGATATTCCTAACGGCATGGTGGCCACGCCGCTGGAGGATCTGGATCCTTTCTATCTGAACAAGAAA ACATTTATAGTCCTAAACAAAGGGAAAACAATCTTCCGCTTCAGTGCCACACCCTCCTTGTACATCTTAAGTCCTTTTAATCTACTTAGGCGAATAGCTATTAAGATTTTGATACATTC GTTATTCAGCATGATCATCATGTGTACCATTTTGACCAACTGTATATTCATGACATTTAGTGACCCTCCGGAGTGGTCCAAACAAGTAGA GTATACCTTCACGGGTATCTACACATTTGAGTCGCTCACAAAAATTGTTGCCCGAGGTTTTGCTATCGACGACTTCACTTTCCTCAGAGACGCATGGAACTGGCTGGACTTCATGGTCATCTCAATGGC ATACATAACAGAGTTTGTGGACCTTGGGAATGTCTCGGCGCTGAGAACGTTCAGGGTTCTCCGAGCATTGAAAACAATTTCTGTCATTCCAG GCCTGAAGACCATCGTGGGTGCTCTGATCCAGTCCGTGAAGAAGCTGTCGGACGTGATGATCCTGACCGTCTTCTGTCTCAGCGTCTTCGCTCTGATTGGACTGCAGCTCTTCATGGGCAACCTCCGGCAAAAGTGCGTGATCTGGCCAATCAACATGAGCGAACACTACCTGGCAAATGGCAGCAGGGGCTTCGACTGGGACGAGTACATCATGAATGACT cCAACTTCTACTTCCTCCCTAATCAGCTTGATGCTCTGCTGTGTGGAAATAGTGGTGACTCAGG GCAATGTCCAGAAGGCTTCACGTGTATGAAAGCTGGAAGGAACCCCAACTATGGCTACACCAGTTTTGACAGCTTTGGGTGGGCTTTCCTCACACTGTTCCGCCTCATGACCCAAGACTTCTGGGAGAATCTCTACATGCTG ACTCTGCGAGCTGCAGGAAAGACCTACATGATCTTCTTCGTGCTGGTCATCTTCGTGGGCTCCTTCTACCTGGTGAATCTCATCCTGGCTGTGGTGGCCATGGCGTAcgaggagcagaaccaggccacCATCGAGGAGGCGGAGCAGAAGGAGGCCGAGTTCAAGGCCATGCTGGAGCAGCtcaagaagcagcaggaggagacgcaG gcTGCCGCCATGGCGACGTCCGCCGGCACGGTGTCGGAGGCCGCGCTGGAGGACGAGCGGGACGGCCATCTGTCCCGCAGCTCCTCTGAGGTCTCCAAGCTGAGCTCCAAGAGCGCCAAAGAGCGTCGCAATCGCAAGAAGAAGTGGCGTCAGAAAgagcaggagaaagaaaagggagaCAGCGAGAAAGTGGTGAAATCGGAGTCGGACGACGGCAGCAAGAAGAGCACCATTCGTTTCCCTGGCAGTCGGTTGGGGAGGAAGACTTCTATCATGAATCAG TCGCTGCTCAGTATCCCGGGCTCACCCTTCATGTCCCGCCACAACAGCCgcagcagcatcttcagcttcaAAGGCCGCTCCAAGGACATCGGCTCCGAGAACGAATTTGCGGACGACGAGCACAGTACAGTGGAGGAGAGCGAAGACCGCCGAGGCTCCCTGTTTATCCCTTACCGTCGCAACAGCTACAGCGGCTACAGCCAAGGCTCGTCCCGCATTCACCCGCTGGCGCCCCACTCTGGAGGGAAGAGGAACAGCACAGTGGACTGCAATGGCGTGGTGTCTCTCATCGGCCCTGGGCCCGGCAGACGGCTTCTGCCTGAG ACGACGGACGtggagatgaagaagaagcaCGACTCTCTCATGGTGTCAGTGGATCAGCTCAACTCCTCCTTCAAAGGAAAAGAGCGGGCCAACAGTCAAATGAGCGTCGTCACCAACACACTGATAGAGG AGTTGGAGGAGTCTCAGAGGAAATGCCCCCCATGCTGGTACAAGTTTTCCAACGTCGTCCTCATCTGGGAATGCTGCCCCCTTTGGCTCAAGTTCAAGCACATCGTCTACCTGATCGTCATGGACCCCTTTGTTGACCTTGCAATCACCATCTGCATTGTTTTAAACACCCTTTTCATGGCCATGGAGCACTACCCTATGACTGACGAATTTGAGGCTGTCCTGTCAGTGGGCAACTTG gttttcacaGGTATATTTGCTGGGGAGATGTTTGCTAAGCTGATTGCCATGGATCCCTACTACTACTTCCAGGAAGGCTGGAACTGCTTTGATGGCTTCATTGTGACTCTGAGTTTAGTTGAGTTGGGCCTGTCTAATGTGGAGGGTCTGTCCGTGCTCAGGTCTTTCCGATTG TTAAGAGTGTTCAAACTGGCCAAGTCATGGCCCACCCTCAACATGCTGATCAAGATCATTGGTAACTCAGTGGGAGCCCTGGGTAATCTGACCCTGGTGCTGGCCATTATCGTCTTCATCTTCGCCGTGGTGGGCATGCAGCTGTTTGGCAAAAGCTACAAGGACTGTGTGTGCAAGATCGCTCTAGACTGCGAGCTGCCACGCTGGCACATGAACGACTTCTTCCACTCCTTCCTCATTGTGTTCAGAGTGTTGTGTGGAGAGTGGATAGAGACCATGTGGGACTGCATGGAGGTAGCGGGACAAAGCATGTGCCTGATCGTCTTCATGATGGTCATGGTCATCGGAAATCTGGTG GTGCTGAACCTGTTTCTGGCTTTGCTGCTGAGCTCGTTCAGTGCAGACAATCTTGCCGCAACAGATGACGATGGTGAGCCCAACAACCTCCAGATTGCAGTGGTCCGCATAAAGAAAGGAATTGCCTGGTTCAAGACCAACATGCACACTCTTGTAGCCACAGTGCTCAAGAAG CCTCCAATGGAAGATGAACAGAAACCATTGGATGAAATGTATGAAAAGAAGCTCAACTGCATTGCAAACCACACAGTTGACATCAACCGCGAACTGGACTACCCCAAAAATGGCAATGGCACCACCAGCGGCATTGGAAGCAGTGTGGGAAAGTACATGATCGATGAAGACTACATGTCTTTTATCCACAACCCCAACCTCACGGTTTGCGTGCCCATCGCTGTTGGCGAGTCGGACTTCGAAAACCTCAACACTGAAGACTTCAGCAGCGAGTCAGATGTGGAGAACAGCAAAGAC CTGGATGACACCAGTTCATCTGAGGGAAGTACAATAGACATCAAGcctgatgtggaggaggtggcaGTGGTGGAGGTTGTGGAGGAGTACATTGACCCAGAAGCCTGTTGGACAGACG AATGTGTGGCCAAATACAAATGCTGTGACGTGCCCATCACTCACGGCTGGGGGAAACACTGGTGGTTCCTGAGGAAGACCTGCTACCTGATAGTAGAACACAACTGGTTTGAAACGCTCATCATTTTCATGATTCTCCTCAGCAGTGGAGCTTTG GCCTTTGAAGATGTGTACATAGAGCAAAGGAAGGTGACCAAAATCATTCTGGAGTATGCCGACCGGGTCTTCACCTACATCTTCATCCTGGAGATGTTGCTGAAATGGGTGGCCTACGGCTTCGTCAAGTACTTCACCAACGCCTGGTGTTGGTTGGACTTCTTCATTGTGGAT GTGTCTATAGTCAGCCTTATAGCTAATGCGTTGGGCTTCTCCGATCTAGGCCCGATTAAATCACTCAGGACACTGAGGGCCTTGAGACCCCTCAGGGCCCTGTCACGTTTTGAAGGGATGAGG GTTGTTGTGAACGCCCTGGTGGGTGCAATCCCCTCCATCATGAACGTGCTGCTGGTGTGTCTCATCTTCTGGCTCATCTTCAGCATCATGGGCGTCAATCTGTTTGCCGGAAAGTATGGTTACTGTTTCAATCAAACGTCCGAGGAGTACTTTCTCCCGGATGAAGTGAACAACAAAAGCGAGTGCTATGAGCTCATTAATGCAAACGTAAGTGGAGTCAGATGGAAGAATGTCAAGATCAATTTTGACAACGTGGGTGCAGGATACTTGGCTCTGCTGCAAGTG GCTACATTCAAAGGCTGGATGGACATTATGTATGCGGCAATAGATTCCAGAAAG GTGGAAGACCAACCCCTGTATGAAGACAACTTGTACATGTACATCTACTTTGTCATCTTTATCATCTTCGGCTCCTTCTTCACCTTGAACCTGTTCATTGGTGTCATCATCGACAACTTCAatcagcaaaagaaaaag tTTGGAGGTCAGGATATCTTCATGACAGAGGAGCAGAAGAAATACTACAACGCTATGAAGAAACTGGGCTCCAAGAAGCCACAGAAACCAATACCCAGGCCTCAG AACAAGATCCAGGGAATGGTGTTTGACTTTGTGACGCAGCAAGTGTTCGACATCTCCATCATGATGCTGATCTGCCTCAACATGGTCACCATGATGGTGGAGACAGACGACCAGTCAGAGGACACGGAGAATGTGCTTTACTGGGTCAACTTCATCTTCATCGTGGTCTTCACCGGCGAGTTTCTGCTGAAGCTCTTTGCGCTGCGTCATTATTACTTCACCAACGGCTGGAACATCTTCGACGTGGTGGTAGTCATCCTCTCCATTGTGG GGATGTTCCTGGCCGACCTGATCGAGAAATACTTTGTGTCACCGACCCTCTTCAGAGTCATTCGTCTGGCGCGTATTGGTCGAATCCTGCGACTCATCAAGGGCGCCAAAGGCATCAGAACTCTGCTGTTTGCCCTCATGATGTCGCTGCCCGCCTTGTTCAACATTGgcctgctgctcttcctggtCATGTTCATTTTCTCCATCTTCGGCATGTCCAACTTCGGCTACGTGAAGCATGGGGCTGGAATCGACGACATGTATAACTTCGAGACCTTTGGAAACAGCATGATCATCCTGTTTATGATCACCACGTCGGCCGGCTGGGACGGACTGCTGCTGCCAATTCTCAACTACGACCCGGACTGCGATCCCCTTCTGGAGAACCCCGGCACCCCTGCCACGGGAGACTGCGGAAACCCGTCCGTGGGCATCTTCTTCTTCGTGATGTATATCATCATTTCTTTCCTAATTGTGGTCAACATGTACATTGCCATCATCCTGGAAAACTTCAGTGTGGCCACAGAGGAGAGCGCCGACCCGCTCAGTGAGGATGACTTTGAGACCTTTTATGAAATTTGGGAGAAGTTTGATCCGGACGCCTCCCAGTTCATCACCTATGCCAAGCTTTCTGACTTTGCTGACGCCCTGGAACACCCGCTCCGCGTCCCCAAGCCTAACACCATCGAGCTGATTGCAATGGACATGCCGATGGTGAGTGGAGACCGCATCCACTGCCTGGACATCCTGTTTGCCTTCACCAAGCGCGTGTTGGGCGACAGCGGTGAGCTGGACATGCTGCGGCAACAGATGGAGGAGCGTTTCGTGGCGGCCAATCCTTCCAAGGTCTCGTACGAGCCCATCACGACCACCCTGAGGCGCAAGCAGGAGGACGTGTCCGCCAGAATCATCCAGAGGGCCTACCGCTTCTACCTGGCGAGGCGGGGCTTCGTCTGTAAGCGCAAGCCGGCAAATAACAAAGTGGAGAATGATGACAACAATCAGGAGCAAGAAAAGAAGGAGGGCACTCCCTCAACTGCCTCCCTGCCTTCTTATGACAGTGTAACCAAGCCTGACAAGGAGAAGCAGGATGACAACAACGAGGGCaagggaggaaggaaagagaaagGGCGAAACCAAAAAGACATCAGGGAATCTAAATGTTAG